The following coding sequences lie in one Streptomyces xiamenensis genomic window:
- a CDS encoding glycosyltransferase 87 family protein yields MASVVNGVSQRRVSRPGRFAPLLVAVACAVSFAGSALAQLALGLPIGDLDVYRAEGWAVRDGSDLYDLAVSAHALQATYPPFAALFFVPLTLLSVEAMRAAVLLLNLGLVLVLARLSLRLAGLRPPGHWRWAAPLAVAAVAVWCEPVWATIRYGQINLLLVVLVLWDLTRPAPHRPAGFAIGIAAGIKLTPAIFAVLLTVAGIIMLVRRRENGFLLIATRAWAAFAGTVLLGALVLPEASRRYWTELVLAEDRVGAAEAAANQSLRGTLARFLHTGDLPPWWLPVAAGVCCAGLAVAVAALLAGERAWAVIGCATTALLVSPVSWSHHWVWAVPAVVLLGAEATRRRSRPWWAATWAAVLLFCSYVSWLLPHDASRPELDLSPGQQFLAAGYPLAGLVLLAVTGTLSRAALTAPPGNRAAAAAVPRAGNSAR; encoded by the coding sequence GTGGCTTCGGTAGTGAACGGCGTTTCGCAGCGGAGGGTCTCCCGTCCGGGCCGGTTCGCGCCGCTGCTCGTCGCGGTCGCCTGCGCCGTGTCCTTCGCCGGGTCCGCGCTCGCCCAGTTGGCCCTCGGGCTACCGATAGGGGATCTCGACGTCTACCGTGCCGAGGGCTGGGCCGTGCGCGACGGCAGCGATCTCTACGATCTCGCCGTCAGCGCGCACGCCCTCCAGGCCACCTACCCGCCGTTCGCCGCGCTGTTCTTCGTGCCGCTGACGCTGCTGAGCGTGGAGGCCATGCGGGCCGCGGTGCTCCTGCTGAACCTCGGCCTCGTGCTCGTCCTCGCCCGGCTCTCCCTCCGGCTGGCCGGTCTCCGGCCACCGGGGCACTGGCGGTGGGCCGCGCCGCTCGCCGTCGCCGCCGTCGCCGTGTGGTGCGAGCCGGTGTGGGCGACCATCCGGTACGGGCAGATCAACCTGCTGCTCGTCGTCCTCGTCCTGTGGGATCTGACCCGGCCCGCCCCGCACCGGCCGGCCGGGTTCGCCATCGGGATCGCCGCCGGGATCAAACTCACGCCCGCGATCTTCGCGGTGCTGCTCACCGTGGCCGGGATCATCATGCTCGTCCGGCGGCGGGAGAACGGGTTCCTGCTGATCGCCACCCGGGCCTGGGCGGCTTTCGCCGGGACCGTCCTGCTCGGCGCGCTCGTGCTGCCCGAGGCCTCCCGGCGGTACTGGACGGAACTGGTCCTGGCCGAGGACCGGGTCGGGGCGGCCGAGGCGGCGGCCAATCAGTCGTTGCGCGGGACGCTGGCCCGTTTCCTGCACACCGGCGACCTCCCGCCCTGGTGGCTGCCGGTGGCGGCCGGCGTGTGCTGCGCCGGGCTGGCCGTCGCCGTCGCCGCCCTGCTGGCGGGGGAACGGGCCTGGGCCGTGATCGGCTGCGCCACCACGGCGCTGCTGGTCAGTCCCGTGTCCTGGTCGCACCACTGGGTGTGGGCGGTTCCCGCGGTGGTCCTGCTGGGTGCCGAGGCCACCCGGCGGCGGTCGCGGCCGTGGTGGGCGGCCACCTGGGCCGCCGTGCTGCTGTTCTGTTCCTACGTCAGCTGGCTGCTGCCGCACGACGCGTCCCGCCCCGAGCTGGATCTCTCCCCGGGGCAGCAGTTCCTCGCCGCCGGCTATCCGCTGGCCGGTCTCGTGCTGCTGGCCGTCACCGGCACCCTCTCCCGCGCCGCTCTCACAGCACCGCCCGGAAACCGGGCAGCCGCCGCAGCCGTCCCGCGAGCGGGAAACTCAGCGCGATAG
- a CDS encoding acyltransferase family protein encodes MGPRRRACGPALAGILAHRHGWLTAIPARTGYVWLAGGVAGSLLLFAAGGTGAFRYGTGGLTVQAALWAVYETFLCTALCLGLLTLFRERLNHEGPVLGSLAGSAFTVYIVHLPIVVAFQFALSPLDPAPLTAWVLVTAAAIALSFPLAGRLRRLPGFRAVL; translated from the coding sequence GTGGGGCCCCGTCGCCGAGCTTGCGGGCCAGCACTCGCCGGGATCCTCGCCCACCGGCACGGCTGGCTGACCGCGATCCCGGCCCGTACGGGCTATGTGTGGCTGGCGGGCGGCGTGGCGGGATCGCTGCTGCTGTTCGCGGCCGGCGGCACCGGGGCCTTCCGGTACGGGACGGGCGGGCTGACGGTGCAGGCGGCGCTGTGGGCGGTGTACGAGACGTTCCTGTGCACGGCGCTGTGCCTGGGCCTGCTGACCCTGTTCCGGGAGCGGCTGAACCACGAGGGACCTGTGCTGGGTTCGCTGGCCGGGTCCGCCTTCACCGTGTACATCGTCCACCTGCCGATCGTGGTGGCGTTCCAGTTCGCGCTCTCCCCGCTGGATCCGGCGCCGCTGACCGCGTGGGTGCTGGTGACGGCGGCGGCTATCGCGCTGAGTTTCCCGCTCGCGGGACGGCTGCGGCGGCTGCCCGGTTTCCGGGCGGTGCTGTGA
- the argG gene encoding argininosuccinate synthase: MSKVLTSLPAGERVGIAFSGGLDTSVAVAWMRDKGAVPCTYTADIGQYDEPDIASVPGRAKTYGAEIARLVDCRAALVEEGLAALACGAFHIRSGGRAYFNTTPLGRAVTGTLLVRAMLEDDVQIWGDGSTFKGNDIERFYRYGLLANPQLRIYKPWLDADFVTELGGRKEMSEWLLAHDLPYRDSTEKAYSTDANIWGATHEAKTLEHLDTGVEIVEPIMGVRFWDPSVEIPTEDVTIGFEQGRPVTINGKEFASSVELVMEANAIGGRHGLGMSDQIENRIIEAKSRGIYEAPGMALLHAAYERLVNAIHNEDTLAQYHAEGRRLGRLMYEGRWLDPQALMVRESLQRWVGAAVTGEVTLRLRRGEDYSILDTTGPAFSYHPDKLSMERTEDSAFGPVDRIGQLTMRNLDIADSRAKLEQYAGIGLIGPAGPATGAAQAAATGLIGAMPEGGAEAIASRGEVSGDDELLDRAAMELGND, translated from the coding sequence ATGTCCAAGGTCCTCACCTCCCTCCCCGCCGGCGAGCGCGTCGGCATCGCCTTCTCCGGTGGTCTCGACACCTCGGTCGCGGTCGCGTGGATGCGCGACAAGGGTGCCGTCCCGTGCACCTACACCGCCGACATCGGCCAGTACGACGAGCCCGACATCGCCTCGGTGCCCGGCCGCGCCAAGACCTACGGCGCCGAGATCGCCCGGCTGGTCGACTGCCGCGCCGCACTTGTGGAGGAAGGGCTCGCCGCGCTGGCCTGCGGGGCGTTCCACATCCGCTCGGGCGGTCGGGCGTACTTCAACACCACGCCGCTGGGCCGTGCCGTCACCGGCACCCTGCTGGTGCGCGCGATGCTGGAGGACGACGTCCAGATCTGGGGCGACGGCTCCACGTTCAAGGGCAACGACATCGAGCGCTTCTACCGGTACGGCCTGCTGGCCAACCCGCAGTTGCGGATCTACAAGCCTTGGCTGGACGCCGACTTCGTGACCGAGCTCGGCGGTCGCAAGGAGATGTCCGAGTGGCTGCTCGCACACGACCTGCCCTACCGCGACAGCACCGAGAAGGCGTACTCCACCGACGCCAACATCTGGGGCGCCACCCACGAGGCCAAGACCCTGGAGCACCTGGACACCGGGGTGGAGATCGTGGAGCCGATCATGGGCGTCCGGTTCTGGGACCCCTCGGTCGAGATCCCCACCGAGGACGTGACGATCGGCTTCGAGCAGGGCCGGCCGGTGACGATCAACGGCAAGGAGTTCGCCTCCTCCGTCGAACTGGTGATGGAGGCCAACGCCATCGGCGGCCGGCACGGCCTGGGCATGTCCGACCAGATCGAGAACCGGATCATCGAGGCCAAGAGCCGCGGCATCTACGAGGCGCCGGGCATGGCCCTGCTGCACGCCGCGTACGAGCGGCTGGTCAACGCGATCCACAACGAGGACACCCTCGCCCAGTACCACGCCGAGGGCCGCCGCCTGGGCCGGCTGATGTACGAGGGCCGCTGGCTGGACCCGCAGGCACTCATGGTGCGCGAGTCCCTCCAGCGCTGGGTCGGCGCGGCCGTCACCGGTGAGGTGACGCTGCGGCTGCGGCGCGGCGAGGACTACTCGATCCTGGACACCACCGGCCCCGCCTTCAGCTACCACCCGGACAAGCTGTCCATGGAGCGCACCGAGGACTCGGCGTTCGGTCCCGTGGACCGCATCGGCCAGCTCACCATGCGCAACCTCGACATCGCCGATTCGCGCGCCAAGCTGGAGCAGTACGCCGGGATCGGCCTGATCGGTCCGGCGGGTCCGGCCACCGGCGCCGCCCAGGCCGCCGCCACCGGGCTGATCGGCGCCATGCCGGAGGGCGGGGCCGAGGCCATCGCCTCCCGCGGTGAGGTGTCCGGCGACGACGAGCTGCTGGACCGCGCCGCCATGGAGCTGGGCAACGACTGA
- the pepE gene encoding dipeptidase PepE, which produces MRLLLLSNSTAPGHGPLEHAREEIADALGGARRMLFVPYAQADHDAYTAAIAGALAPLGVEVRGAHTADRPAALLEEADAVFIGGGNSFRLLTALHRHGLIPAIRAKVAAGALYMGSSAGTNMACPTLRTTNDMPIVQPPSFDALGLVPFQINPHYLDPVPGSTHMGETRAKRIAEFHEENDVPVLGLREGTWVRADQGRLTLGGVAAGAVLFGRGLAPVEYGPGADLSALLHTEPAFDSPLG; this is translated from the coding sequence GTGCGCCTGCTGCTGCTCTCCAACTCCACCGCCCCCGGGCACGGCCCCCTCGAGCACGCCCGTGAGGAGATCGCCGACGCCCTCGGCGGCGCCCGCCGGATGCTGTTCGTGCCCTACGCGCAGGCCGACCACGACGCGTACACGGCGGCGATCGCCGGGGCGCTGGCCCCGCTGGGGGTGGAGGTGCGGGGCGCGCACACCGCCGACCGGCCCGCCGCGCTGCTGGAGGAGGCCGACGCGGTGTTCATCGGGGGCGGCAACAGCTTCCGGCTGCTGACCGCGCTGCACCGGCACGGCCTGATCCCGGCGATCCGGGCGAAGGTGGCGGCGGGGGCGCTGTACATGGGGTCGAGCGCCGGCACCAACATGGCGTGCCCCACCCTGCGCACCACCAATGACATGCCGATCGTCCAGCCGCCGTCCTTCGACGCGCTGGGCCTGGTGCCGTTCCAGATCAATCCGCACTACCTGGACCCGGTGCCGGGCAGCACCCACATGGGCGAGACCCGGGCGAAGCGGATCGCGGAGTTCCACGAGGAGAACGACGTGCCGGTGCTGGGGCTGCGCGAGGGCACCTGGGTGCGCGCAGATCAGGGGCGGCTGACGCTCGGGGGCGTCGCGGCCGGCGCGGTGCTCTTCGGGCGCGGGCTCGCGCCGGTGGAGTACGGTCCCGGCGCCGATCTGAGCGCGCTGCTGCACACCGAGCCGGCCTTCGACAGCCCGCTGGGCTGA
- a CDS encoding IclR family transcriptional regulator — MTATHPLGDPVSEIVSVPTGRDQKTDKPPLQTADRVLSLLLSFDRDHPEWGVSDVAAEFGLDKSVAQRLLAALAHRGFVVSDPRTRRYRLGPAVWHLAKVWERDGGMASLVRPVLRSLSDTVGYGVLFAVPDGVHMRCVAAVDGASGPLRAHDLTGELYPAHAGATSRAYFAMLPARDRAALLYGRPMARFGERTLTDPVLLEERFAEARQSGYACSEGEYDNETAAVAVPVLVGRRPVGTLSVAGPSGFFGERPTAVVAPLTKAAADLGRLLTPLRPRRAPVDPH; from the coding sequence ATGACGGCGACCCATCCCCTGGGAGATCCCGTGTCGGAAATCGTCTCTGTTCCGACCGGCCGGGACCAGAAAACCGACAAACCCCCGCTGCAGACCGCCGACCGGGTCCTGAGCCTGCTGCTCTCCTTCGACCGGGACCATCCCGAGTGGGGGGTGAGCGATGTCGCGGCCGAGTTCGGCCTGGACAAGTCCGTGGCCCAGCGGCTGCTCGCCGCCTTGGCCCACCGCGGCTTCGTGGTCTCCGACCCGCGCACCCGCCGCTACCGGCTGGGGCCCGCCGTGTGGCATCTGGCCAAGGTGTGGGAGCGCGACGGGGGCATGGCGAGCCTGGTACGGCCGGTGCTGCGCTCGCTGTCCGACACCGTCGGGTACGGGGTGCTGTTCGCGGTGCCGGACGGCGTGCACATGCGCTGCGTCGCGGCCGTGGACGGCGCCTCGGGGCCGCTGCGGGCCCACGATCTGACCGGGGAGCTGTACCCGGCGCACGCCGGGGCCACCTCGCGGGCGTACTTCGCGATGCTGCCCGCCAGGGACCGGGCGGCGCTGCTGTACGGTCGCCCGATGGCCCGGTTCGGCGAGCGGACGCTCACCGATCCGGTCCTCCTGGAGGAGCGGTTCGCCGAGGCCCGGCAGAGCGGCTACGCGTGCTCGGAGGGCGAGTACGACAACGAGACCGCCGCCGTCGCGGTGCCCGTGCTGGTCGGCCGGCGGCCGGTGGGCACGCTGTCGGTCGCCGGGCCCAGCGGTTTCTTCGGGGAGCGGCCCACCGCCGTGGTAGCCCCGCTGACGAAGGCCGCCGCCGACCTGGGCCGGCTGCTCACCCCGCTGCGTCCGCGCCGGGCCCCCGTCGACCCGCACTGA
- a CDS encoding DUF1177 domain-containing protein, which yields MLKHVLDIIELLDRPQTGGELLADHLRTVHATAAAEAGDTAGAPAGVSVEVTTLTGDKGSTDFVAVTVPGRDGRLAGGDAPTLGVLGRLGGVGARPERIGMVSDADGAVAALAAAAKLLDMHARGDVLDGDVLLSTHVSGWAPTQPHDPVPFMDSPVDTLTCNHQEVSPAMEAIISIDTTKGNRLLSHRGIALSPTIHQGWILRVSEDLLSVLESVTGEPARVLPVTTQDITPYGNDVHHINSILQPAVATTAPVVGLAVTAATPVAGCATGASHESDIAAAARFAIETAKEFGRGGARFHDPAEFARLVELYGPMTHLQSLPS from the coding sequence GTGCTCAAGCACGTCCTCGACATCATCGAACTGCTGGACCGCCCGCAGACCGGCGGGGAGCTGCTGGCGGACCATCTGCGCACCGTGCACGCCACCGCGGCGGCCGAGGCGGGCGACACCGCCGGCGCCCCCGCCGGCGTCAGCGTCGAGGTGACCACCCTCACCGGGGACAAGGGCAGCACCGACTTCGTCGCCGTCACCGTCCCCGGCCGCGACGGCCGCCTCGCCGGCGGCGACGCCCCGACCCTCGGCGTACTCGGCCGGCTCGGCGGAGTGGGCGCCCGCCCCGAGCGCATCGGCATGGTCTCCGACGCCGACGGCGCCGTGGCCGCCCTGGCCGCCGCCGCCAAGCTGCTGGACATGCACGCCAGGGGCGATGTCCTCGACGGCGACGTGCTGCTGTCCACCCACGTCAGCGGCTGGGCCCCGACCCAGCCGCACGACCCGGTGCCGTTCATGGATTCCCCCGTGGACACCCTGACCTGCAACCACCAGGAGGTCTCGCCCGCGATGGAGGCGATCATCTCCATCGACACCACCAAGGGCAACCGCCTGCTCAGCCACCGGGGCATCGCCCTGTCACCCACCATCCACCAGGGCTGGATCCTGCGGGTGAGCGAGGACCTGCTGTCCGTGCTGGAGAGCGTCACCGGCGAGCCCGCCCGGGTGCTGCCCGTCACCACCCAGGACATCACGCCCTACGGCAACGACGTGCACCACATCAACTCCATCCTCCAGCCCGCCGTCGCCACCACCGCCCCCGTGGTGGGCCTGGCCGTGACCGCCGCGACCCCCGTCGCCGGCTGCGCCACCGGCGCCAGCCACGAGAGCGACATCGCCGCGGCCGCCCGGTTCGCCATCGAAACGGCCAAGGAGTTCGGCCGCGGCGGCGCCCGCTTCCACGACCCGGCCGAGTTCGCCCGGCTCGTCGAGCTGTACGGCCCCATGACCCACCTGCAGTCGCTCCCGTCCTGA
- a CDS encoding OPT family oligopeptide transporter — protein sequence MEPSLSTPPPATAEPGQRHPRAFEPITLVITIAMSVLGALIGIVLITSLGVSPNTSVIGALVAMLVGRIPLGILVRMRSPHRQNLVQSAISGATFAAANSLLTPIAVPFALGRTDLVWPMLGGAAIGLAVDSWVLYRVFDSKLLAASNAWPAGIASAETIKAGDTGGRKAAVLGVSAVAGLLGALAKLPTAAAGVGFLGNIWALAMFGIGLLIAQYAPGIFDVNLSQEFIPHGLMVGAGIVALIQAVLLMRNRKSRRAAAKPAEVPAHPGDTPRDAAQDPAPAGPDTRTKDAAQLRRGLIQGMVLFLGGAVVVALTGGIAGGMSLPGLIGWVLLAATAALVHQLIVGLAAMHSGWFPAFAVTLIVLIVGLVLKIETVPLALLVGYTASTGPAFADIGYDFKAGWLLRKDATPWLPYEMDGRRQQYLAQLVGFAVALIIVAIAWKGFFEEGRIPPVSEVYVATILAGLDPGVMGTLLLWAIPGALIQAIGGSSRQMGVLLATGLLVATPAAGWMVLGALAVRTGYTVWRRRGITDPAARRASDEEAENDLSLVGAGLIAGSSVNDIGQLTKTL from the coding sequence GTGGAACCGAGTCTTTCCACTCCGCCGCCCGCTACGGCGGAACCCGGGCAGCGGCACCCGCGCGCCTTCGAACCCATCACGCTCGTCATCACGATCGCGATGTCCGTCCTCGGCGCGCTGATCGGCATCGTGCTGATCACCTCGCTCGGCGTCTCGCCGAACACCTCGGTGATCGGCGCCCTGGTCGCCATGCTGGTCGGCCGCATCCCGCTGGGCATCCTGGTCCGGATGCGCTCCCCGCACCGGCAGAACCTCGTCCAGTCCGCCATCTCCGGGGCGACCTTCGCCGCCGCGAACTCGCTGCTCACCCCCATCGCGGTGCCCTTCGCGCTGGGCCGCACCGACCTGGTGTGGCCGATGCTCGGCGGTGCCGCCATCGGCCTGGCCGTGGACAGCTGGGTCCTGTACCGGGTCTTCGACTCCAAGCTGCTGGCCGCCTCCAACGCCTGGCCGGCCGGCATCGCCTCCGCCGAGACGATCAAGGCGGGCGACACCGGCGGACGCAAGGCCGCCGTGCTCGGCGTCAGTGCCGTCGCCGGACTCCTGGGTGCCCTCGCCAAGCTCCCCACCGCCGCCGCCGGCGTCGGCTTCCTCGGCAACATCTGGGCGCTGGCCATGTTCGGCATCGGACTGCTCATCGCCCAGTACGCACCCGGGATCTTCGACGTCAACCTCTCGCAGGAGTTCATCCCGCACGGACTGATGGTCGGCGCGGGCATCGTCGCCCTGATCCAGGCCGTCCTGCTGATGCGCAACCGCAAGAGCCGCCGCGCCGCGGCCAAGCCCGCCGAAGTCCCCGCCCACCCGGGTGACACCCCGCGGGACGCCGCGCAGGACCCGGCACCCGCCGGCCCGGACACCCGCACCAAGGACGCCGCCCAGCTGCGGCGCGGCCTGATCCAGGGCATGGTGCTCTTCCTCGGCGGCGCCGTCGTGGTGGCCCTCACCGGCGGGATAGCCGGCGGCATGTCACTGCCCGGCCTCATCGGCTGGGTGCTGCTGGCCGCCACCGCCGCCCTGGTCCACCAGCTCATCGTGGGGCTGGCCGCCATGCACTCGGGCTGGTTCCCGGCCTTCGCGGTCACCCTCATCGTGCTGATCGTCGGCCTGGTGCTGAAGATCGAGACCGTTCCGCTCGCGCTGCTCGTCGGCTACACCGCCTCCACCGGACCGGCCTTCGCCGACATCGGCTACGACTTCAAGGCCGGCTGGCTGCTGCGCAAGGACGCCACCCCCTGGCTGCCGTACGAGATGGACGGCCGCCGCCAGCAGTACCTCGCCCAGCTCGTCGGCTTCGCGGTGGCGCTGATCATCGTCGCCATCGCCTGGAAGGGCTTCTTCGAGGAGGGGCGCATCCCGCCCGTCTCCGAGGTCTACGTGGCCACCATCCTGGCCGGCCTGGACCCCGGCGTGATGGGCACGCTCCTGCTGTGGGCCATCCCCGGCGCCCTGATCCAGGCCATCGGCGGCTCCTCCCGGCAGATGGGCGTGCTGCTCGCCACCGGTCTGCTGGTGGCCACCCCCGCCGCCGGCTGGATGGTCCTGGGCGCCCTGGCCGTCCGCACCGGCTACACCGTGTGGCGTCGGCGCGGCATCACCGACCCGGCCGCCCGCCGGGCCTCCGACGAGGAAGCCGAGAACGACCTGTCCCTGGTCGGCGCCGGACTCATCGCCGGCAGCTCCGTCAACGACATCGGCCAGCTCACCAAGACCCTGTGA
- a CDS encoding AroM family protein — translation MSAILGLVTIGQAPRTDLHEDAAPLLGGAAFTEHGALDEDRFEGPDERATRAALAPAPGETPLVSRLRDGRSVELGHHALLPRMARAVARAEADGAGATLVLCTGNFPQLPATRPLLFAEPLVQRAVAALSGGDPVGVCCPHPDQADDVGRRWSTVLDGPVRVSAADPYAPGDAPLDQVARAAAELADRGSAWIVLDCIGYTERMRRAAAAATGRPVLLARSLAVRLAAEVATAHHRTGDPA, via the coding sequence ATGAGCGCGATCCTGGGCCTGGTCACCATCGGCCAGGCACCCCGTACCGATCTGCACGAGGACGCGGCCCCGCTGCTGGGCGGCGCGGCGTTCACCGAACACGGCGCACTCGACGAGGACCGCTTCGAAGGACCGGACGAACGGGCCACCCGCGCCGCGCTCGCCCCCGCGCCCGGCGAGACTCCCCTCGTCTCGCGGCTGCGCGACGGCCGCTCCGTGGAACTCGGCCACCACGCGCTGCTGCCCCGGATGGCCCGCGCGGTGGCCCGCGCCGAGGCGGACGGTGCCGGGGCGACCCTGGTGCTGTGCACCGGGAACTTCCCCCAGCTGCCGGCCACCCGTCCGCTGCTGTTCGCCGAACCGCTGGTGCAGCGCGCCGTCGCCGCCCTCTCCGGCGGCGACCCGGTGGGCGTCTGCTGCCCGCACCCGGATCAGGCGGACGACGTGGGGCGGCGCTGGAGCACCGTCCTGGACGGCCCGGTACGGGTGAGCGCGGCCGACCCGTACGCCCCCGGCGACGCCCCGCTCGACCAGGTCGCGCGCGCCGCGGCCGAACTGGCCGACCGGGGCAGCGCGTGGATCGTGCTGGACTGCATCGGCTACACCGAACGCATGCGCCGCGCCGCCGCCGCGGCCACCGGACGTCCGGTGCTGCTCGCCCGCTCCCTCGCCGTCCGGCTGGCCGCCGAGGTCGCCACCGCCCACCACCGCACCGGAGACCCCGCATGA
- a CDS encoding aspartate/glutamate racemase family protein — protein MTVGIIRVLTSEDPVQVDGHGRLLRERFGLRTDSRCIPGQPRGIHDEESERRAAPKIVDLARALERDGADTVLISCAADPALAATRAALAVPVIGAGTAAAGVALGLGTRVGVIGIRDEVPPAIGKVLGPHHAGHRRPEGVHDTVGLTTHEGAAAVLAAAAELVADGADTLLLACTGLTTLGIAPRLERELGVPAVDAVLAAGLLALRSSSPAAPPQVPRPRSGDGPVRE, from the coding sequence ATGACCGTCGGCATCATCCGCGTCCTGACCAGCGAGGACCCCGTACAGGTGGACGGCCACGGTCGGCTCCTGCGGGAGCGCTTCGGCCTGCGCACCGACTCGCGCTGCATCCCGGGCCAGCCGCGCGGCATCCATGACGAGGAGAGCGAGCGCCGCGCCGCACCGAAGATCGTCGACCTGGCCCGCGCGCTGGAACGCGACGGCGCGGACACCGTCCTCATCAGCTGCGCGGCCGACCCCGCCCTCGCCGCCACCCGGGCGGCCCTCGCCGTGCCGGTCATCGGCGCCGGCACGGCCGCGGCCGGGGTGGCGCTCGGCCTGGGCACCCGCGTCGGGGTGATCGGCATCCGGGACGAGGTACCACCGGCCATCGGCAAGGTGCTCGGCCCGCACCACGCGGGCCACCGCCGCCCCGAGGGGGTGCACGACACCGTCGGCCTCACCACCCATGAGGGCGCCGCGGCGGTGCTCGCGGCCGCCGCGGAACTCGTCGCGGACGGGGCGGACACCCTGCTGCTGGCCTGCACCGGACTGACCACCCTCGGCATCGCGCCCCGGCTGGAGCGCGAACTTGGCGTGCCGGCGGTGGACGCGGTCCTGGCGGCGGGTCTGCTGGCCCTGCGCTCCTCGTCGCCGGCGGCCCCGCCGCAGGTGCCCCGTCCCCGGTCCGGGGACGGCCCGGTACGGGAGTGA
- a CDS encoding SAM-dependent methyltransferase, with amino-acid sequence MSTADDAHDAHDRSAPLKIDTTVPHSARFWNYWLGGDDWYPVDKELGDALREEYPAIAGIAVASREFLGRAVRHLARDVGVRQFLDVGSGLPTAENTHQVAQRYAPDSRIVYADTDPTVLLQSQALLTSTPEGATTYLDADVMDVDVMLERAGADLDLEQPVALMLLSMLGHIEPDPAAELVQEYMRRLPSGSYLVTCDSIDDPVVIAVCEDYAAAGAAPYYPRSKEQLAATAAGLELLPPGLGPIARWRPDHPEVEPPQDQLYQWGLVARKP; translated from the coding sequence ATGAGCACAGCCGACGACGCCCACGACGCCCACGACCGCTCCGCCCCGCTCAAGATCGACACCACCGTGCCGCACTCCGCGCGGTTCTGGAACTACTGGCTCGGCGGTGACGACTGGTACCCCGTCGACAAGGAGCTGGGGGACGCCCTGCGGGAGGAGTACCCGGCCATCGCCGGCATCGCGGTGGCGTCCCGCGAGTTCCTCGGCCGCGCCGTCCGCCACCTCGCCCGCGATGTCGGCGTCCGCCAGTTCCTCGACGTCGGCAGCGGTCTGCCCACCGCCGAGAACACCCACCAGGTCGCCCAGCGCTACGCCCCGGATTCCCGGATCGTCTACGCCGACACCGACCCCACCGTCCTGCTGCAGTCCCAGGCGCTGCTCACCTCCACCCCGGAGGGCGCGACCACCTATCTCGACGCCGACGTCATGGACGTGGACGTCATGCTGGAGCGCGCCGGGGCCGACCTCGACCTGGAACAGCCCGTCGCCCTCATGCTGCTGTCGATGCTCGGCCACATCGAGCCCGACCCGGCCGCCGAACTCGTCCAGGAGTACATGCGGCGGCTGCCCTCCGGCAGCTACCTGGTGACCTGCGACAGCATCGACGACCCCGTGGTCATCGCGGTCTGCGAGGACTACGCCGCCGCCGGCGCGGCACCCTACTACCCGCGCTCGAAGGAGCAACTGGCCGCCACAGCCGCCGGTCTGGAGCTGCTGCCGCCCGGCCTGGGCCCGATCGCGCGCTGGCGCCCCGACCACCCGGAGGTGGAACCGCCGCAGGACCAGCTGTACCAGTGGGGTCTGGTGGCCAGGAAGCCCTGA
- a CDS encoding SDR family NAD(P)-dependent oxidoreductase, with protein sequence MNPFTGHCAVVTGAASGIGAATAHRLAADGAGVVLVDVADAAGEDTAAAIRAAGGHAVYRHGDVSDEAHWDGVLHTAHEHFGPVSALVSNAYTVRIAAADALDRAGWEQQLSVNLTGSFLGFRACLSDLRATGGSAVFVSSVHALVGMPGRPAYAASKAALTGLMRQLAVEYGTEVRVNAVLPGPILTRAWDDIGEEDRRASAGQTALGRLGRPEEVAGAIAFLTGPDASFVTGTSLVVDGGWSVLKTSS encoded by the coding sequence GTGAACCCCTTCACCGGCCACTGCGCCGTCGTCACCGGAGCCGCCTCCGGCATCGGCGCCGCCACCGCCCACCGGCTGGCCGCCGACGGCGCCGGAGTCGTCCTGGTCGACGTGGCGGACGCCGCGGGAGAGGACACCGCCGCCGCCATCCGGGCCGCCGGCGGCCACGCCGTCTACCGGCACGGCGACGTCTCCGACGAAGCGCACTGGGACGGCGTCCTGCACACCGCGCACGAGCACTTCGGCCCCGTCTCCGCCCTCGTCAGCAACGCCTACACCGTGCGCATCGCCGCCGCCGACGCCCTGGACCGGGCCGGCTGGGAGCAGCAACTGTCCGTCAACCTCACCGGATCCTTCCTCGGCTTCCGGGCCTGCCTGTCCGACCTGCGTGCCACCGGCGGCAGCGCCGTGTTCGTCTCCTCCGTGCACGCGCTGGTCGGCATGCCGGGCCGGCCCGCCTACGCCGCCTCCAAGGCCGCGCTGACCGGCCTCATGCGGCAGTTGGCGGTCGAGTACGGCACCGAGGTACGGGTGAACGCCGTGCTCCCCGGCCCGATCCTCACCCGGGCCTGGGACGACATCGGCGAAGAGGACCGGCGGGCCAGCGCCGGACAGACCGCGCTGGGCCGGCTGGGCCGGCCCGAGGAGGTGGCGGGCGCCATCGCCTTCCTGACCGGCCCGGACGCCTCCTTCGTCACCGGGACGTCCCTCGTCGTCGACGGGGGATGGAGCGTGCTGAAGACCTCCTCCTGA